A portion of the Chitinivibrionia bacterium genome contains these proteins:
- a CDS encoding polyphosphate polymerase domain-containing protein codes for MRNFENSTLENCRNFAFQNRFDIKFILKSAAAIDFLRAISQNYSVLEIAEQKIQDYNTLYFDTPDLRCFNMHKNGWGNRYKFRTRQYLSNQKIYNEIKKKLNNGKTLKFRKIREDFSENFDEEFENLAKINGFSCENLSPSLAVEFSRITLLNKNFPERLTLDFGLKYGFSDKKITFPDTVIVEIKRERNSSRTFSQNYLRSKNIEPSGFSKYCVGICLTKEDVKKNLFLPKIRKLLIENERKEDI; via the coding sequence TTGCGGAATTTTGAAAATTCTACTCTTGAAAATTGCAGAAATTTTGCATTTCAAAACCGTTTCGACATAAAATTTATACTGAAAAGCGCCGCCGCCATTGATTTTTTGAGAGCTATTTCGCAAAATTATTCGGTTTTGGAAATCGCCGAGCAAAAAATCCAAGACTACAACACGCTTTATTTCGACACTCCCGACCTGCGTTGCTTTAATATGCACAAAAACGGCTGGGGAAACCGCTATAAATTTCGCACTCGCCAATATTTGAGCAACCAAAAAATTTACAACGAAATCAAGAAAAAACTAAACAACGGCAAAACGCTTAAATTTCGCAAAATCCGCGAAGATTTTTCAGAAAACTTTGACGAGGAATTTGAAAACTTAGCAAAAATAAACGGTTTTTCCTGCGAAAATTTGTCGCCGTCGCTCGCGGTAGAATTCAGCAGAATTACTCTTTTAAACAAAAATTTCCCCGAAAGATTAACGCTCGATTTCGGGCTTAAATACGGGTTTTCAGACAAAAAAATCACTTTTCCCGATACGGTAATAGTCGAAATAAAGCGCGAAAGAAACTCTTCCAGAACTTTTTCTCAAAATTATTTGCGCTCAAAAAACATAGAGCCAAGCGGATTTTCAAAATACTGCGTCGGAATTTGCCTTACGAAAGAAGACGTTAAGAAAAATTTGTTTTTGCCGAAAATCCGAAAATTACTCATAGAAAACGAAAGAAAGGAAGATATATGA
- the acpP gene encoding acyl carrier protein, producing MSANLAKVQEIVAKQLGKSAAEITLEKKFVDDLGADSLDLSELVMSFEEAFGVDEITDEDAQKFVTVADVVKYADSL from the coding sequence ATGAGTGCAAATCTTGCGAAAGTTCAAGAAATTGTAGCGAAACAGTTGGGTAAAAGCGCGGCGGAAATCACGCTTGAAAAGAAATTTGTTGATGATTTGGGCGCGGATTCTCTCGATTTGAGCGAATTGGTAATGTCTTTTGAAGAGGCATTCGGCGTTGACGAAATCACCGACGAAGACGCGCAAAAATTCGTAACAGTTGCAGACGTAGTAAAATACGCAGACTCACTGTAA
- a CDS encoding C10 family peptidase: protein MSFKRKIILAVMIAASIIWANRVSPQTAENLAINFVETELGEQARENIRLRHTARRTTERRLDGRFPRSQDSAQDDEEITLLYVFNINEATDGGFVIISGDDAARPILGFSQNGNFDENNLPPNFRFWLDFLKSEIAFAQENDIEQSEEIREEWDSFLQGSTQPIFSNTVLPLIRQKWDQRAPFNDSTPLDGSQRSITGCVATAMAQIMAFHQHPARGTGQSQAYRTRTRGINVPAVNFNVAYRWNDMRDVYTNQFGQIAAGITATQRSAVAQLMRHAGVSVQMDFSAAESGAFSGDVPLALVNHFGYDRGIQRRRREHFDNISWEAMLREQIMLGLPVYYDGSDSAGNSGHAFILDGFNNNGQFHFNWGWGGSHDGWFVSTALNPGTGGAGAGAGNFSFNQGVIINIMPDDGGTSNYEFAVSGLSVNKTSVSHYEQFLVSVEELLAMSALDTFTGGQMNVALTNEQDEIVAVIGSNMIMDGQTFSLNIAFPMAYGHFFSNFSISANVPSFVSAGQYRLRLVIRPTVGEWQIVNLGNPSFINFEVSANDGGDGGYEFELSGFRTNKTSVYPNEQFTVSIDTMRLISMWHEFPGGHWNAAIINEHDEIITTLGQNRGINRVEYRWFFRELSINCVVPSTVPAGNYELAIITRPTNGDWRIVRFGNPSFIAFEVLGENTSIRNNRLHDSRYGILLESAIVSDLARISVIIPEPAQINLRIMDNLGNVVFSADGVGAGVARPENRTNGDLGGQTPPLHNAIVWNLTNLAGRFVANGTYLIIVEATGISGRRFTYSSRIGVNR from the coding sequence ATGAGTTTCAAAAGAAAAATTATTTTGGCGGTTATGATTGCCGCAAGCATAATATGGGCTAACAGAGTAAGTCCGCAAACTGCTGAAAATTTAGCAATCAACTTTGTAGAAACCGAGCTTGGAGAACAAGCGAGAGAAAATATTCGCCTGCGACATACTGCAAGGCGAACGACAGAGCGACGGCTCGACGGGCGTTTTCCGCGCTCGCAAGATAGCGCGCAAGACGACGAAGAAATAACATTGCTTTACGTGTTCAATATAAACGAAGCCACAGACGGCGGTTTTGTAATAATTTCGGGCGACGACGCGGCAAGACCGATTTTAGGATTTTCACAAAACGGAAATTTTGACGAAAATAATTTGCCGCCCAATTTTAGATTTTGGCTGGACTTTCTGAAATCAGAGATTGCTTTCGCGCAAGAAAACGACATTGAACAAAGCGAAGAAATTCGCGAAGAATGGGATAGTTTTCTGCAGGGAAGCACACAACCGATTTTTTCAAATACCGTTTTGCCGCTAATCCGACAAAAATGGGATCAACGCGCACCTTTTAACGACTCAACGCCTTTGGATGGCTCTCAGCGTTCGATTACGGGATGCGTGGCGACGGCAATGGCGCAAATTATGGCGTTTCACCAACATCCTGCGCGCGGAACGGGGCAAAGTCAGGCATACAGAACAAGAACGCGAGGAATAAATGTGCCCGCCGTAAATTTTAATGTTGCTTACAGATGGAACGATATGCGCGATGTTTACACAAACCAGTTCGGACAAATAGCGGCGGGTATTACGGCTACGCAAAGAAGCGCTGTCGCACAACTTATGCGCCACGCGGGAGTAAGCGTGCAAATGGATTTCAGCGCCGCGGAAAGCGGTGCTTTTTCCGGCGATGTCCCGCTTGCGTTAGTTAATCATTTTGGCTATGACAGAGGTATTCAACGCCGTCGGCGAGAGCATTTTGACAATATATCTTGGGAAGCGATGTTGCGCGAACAAATAATGCTCGGCTTGCCTGTCTATTACGACGGAAGCGACTCTGCAGGCAACAGCGGACACGCGTTTATTCTGGACGGATTTAACAATAACGGGCAATTCCACTTTAACTGGGGTTGGGGTGGCAGCCACGACGGTTGGTTTGTGAGCACCGCGCTAAATCCGGGAACGGGCGGAGCGGGCGCGGGGGCGGGAAACTTCAGTTTTAATCAAGGCGTAATAATCAATATAATGCCCGACGATGGCGGAACGAGCAACTACGAATTTGCCGTATCGGGGCTCAGCGTAAACAAAACGTCCGTTTCTCATTATGAGCAATTTTTGGTTTCCGTCGAAGAATTGCTGGCAATGTCTGCTTTGGACACCTTTACCGGCGGACAGATGAACGTGGCATTAACGAACGAGCAAGATGAAATTGTGGCAGTTATCGGAAGTAATATGATTATGGACGGACAAACTTTTTCTTTGAACATTGCTTTTCCTATGGCATACGGTCATTTTTTCTCTAATTTTTCAATATCCGCTAATGTTCCATCGTTTGTTTCGGCGGGACAATATCGCCTGCGTTTGGTTATTCGTCCGACAGTCGGCGAATGGCAAATTGTAAATTTGGGAAATCCGAGTTTCATAAACTTTGAAGTATCGGCAAACGACGGCGGAGATGGCGGCTATGAATTTGAATTATCGGGATTTCGCACAAACAAAACATCTGTTTATCCCAACGAGCAATTTACCGTATCAATCGATACTATGCGTTTGATTTCTATGTGGCACGAATTTCCGGGCGGACATTGGAACGCGGCGATAATTAACGAACACGATGAAATAATAACCACGCTCGGACAAAATCGAGGCATAAACAGAGTAGAATACAGATGGTTTTTCCGCGAATTGTCTATAAATTGCGTTGTTCCCTCGACAGTTCCCGCAGGAAATTATGAATTGGCAATTATAACACGTCCCACCAACGGCGACTGGCGAATTGTGAGATTTGGCAATCCGAGTTTCATAGCCTTTGAAGTTCTGGGGGAAAATACGTCTATAAGAAACAATCGTCTCCACGACAGCAGATACGGTATTCTTTTGGAAAGCGCAATCGTTTCGGATTTGGCAAGAATTTCGGTGATTATTCCCGAACCTGCGCAGATAAACCTGCGAATTATGGATAATTTGGGCAACGTCGTATTTTCGGCGGATGGTGTAGGGGCGGGGGTTGCCCGCCCTGAAAACAGAACGAACGGCGATTTGGGCGGGCAGACCCCGCCCCTACACAACGCTATCGTTTGGAATTTAACCAACCTCGCAGGACGTTTCGTAGCCAACGGTACGTATTTGATAATAGTCGAAGCAACAGGTATCAGCGGCAGAAGATTTACCTATTCGTCGAGGATCGGCGTAAATCGGTAG
- a CDS encoding CotH kinase family protein has product MKTLKFLLFAAGIFLLFSCSELSNQTSPATLFGLPHVAIEMRESDFNALMKDALVNEFAAINITQNGVKQTGRMRRRGHSSRYFPKPSFHVITNDNDERRHFVASNIDRSYLRQIFANMIFEANGFIVPKMEFVALSVNNVFVGLYLSREHIDERFFRRRNIEVNSLYEIRSGGRFTFGGGLNSAMSFDRRIPESSINFSDLNILISALDEGNETKIKAVLDIENAAMYSLTSSAINNHDGIIKNLYIYNCKSDNKFRIIPYDLDQTFGQTFLDGFAIPNNFPKFENGLLERAEEIFLRGGEYSREQNIRNIALDIERLANSSGALDNLANSILQSYNNDPFLRGEDLGEHIAEIRRFLSEMSR; this is encoded by the coding sequence ATGAAAACACTAAAATTTTTATTGTTCGCCGCAGGGATATTTTTGCTTTTTTCCTGCTCGGAACTTAGTAATCAGACAAGCCCCGCGACTTTATTCGGCTTGCCGCACGTTGCCATAGAAATGCGCGAAAGCGACTTTAACGCTCTTATGAAAGACGCGCTTGTAAACGAGTTTGCCGCAATAAACATAACGCAAAACGGCGTAAAACAGACAGGCAGAATGCGGCGGCGCGGACATTCTTCGCGATATTTCCCCAAACCGTCTTTTCACGTGATAACCAACGACAACGACGAGCGGCGGCATTTTGTCGCCTCCAACATCGACAGAAGCTATTTGAGGCAGATTTTCGCCAATATGATTTTTGAAGCAAACGGTTTTATCGTCCCCAAAATGGAGTTTGTCGCCTTAAGCGTAAACAATGTTTTTGTAGGACTTTATCTTTCCCGCGAGCACATAGACGAACGGTTTTTCCGGCGGCGAAACATAGAGGTAAATTCGCTCTACGAAATAAGAAGCGGAGGAAGATTTACGTTCGGAGGCGGACTAAATTCGGCAATGAGTTTCGACAGACGAATTCCCGAAAGTTCAATAAATTTCAGCGATTTAAACATTCTGATTTCCGCGCTCGACGAAGGAAACGAGACTAAGATAAAGGCTGTTTTGGACATAGAAAACGCCGCTATGTATTCTTTAACAAGCTCGGCGATAAACAATCACGACGGAATTATAAAAAATCTTTACATTTACAACTGCAAAAGCGACAACAAATTTCGGATAATCCCATACGATTTAGACCAAACATTCGGGCAAACTTTCCTTGACGGTTTTGCAATTCCGAACAATTTCCCAAAGTTTGAAAACGGACTTTTGGAGCGAGCGGAAGAGATTTTTCTGCGAGGCGGCGAATACAGCCGAGAACAAAACATTCGCAACATAGCTCTGGATATTGAGCGCCTTGCCAACAGTTCGGGAGCTTTGGACAATTTGGCGAATTCTATTTTGCAGTCGTATAACAACGACCCATTTTTGCGAGGCGAGGATTTGGGCGAGCATATCGCCGAAATTAGGCGATTTCTTTCGGAGATGTCGAGGTAA
- the fabG gene encoding 3-oxoacyl-[acyl-carrier-protein] reductase — protein sequence MCLKGKAALITGSARGIGKEIAAKFAKAGADVCVSDIDLATAQATAEEIAKEYGVKTIAIAANVASEEEVNELVKKFIEEFGKIDILVNNAGITKDGLVIDMKESDWDAVLDINLKSAFLCTKAATRPMLKARSGRIINIASISGQIGLPGQANYSASKAGMIGLTKAVAKEVAKRGITVNAIAPGFIRTAMTDKLSPEVVKGYEDAIPMKVLGLPEDIANSSLFLASDLASYITGQVIAVNGGLAM from the coding sequence ATTTGTTTGAAAGGAAAAGCCGCGCTGATTACCGGCTCGGCAAGAGGTATCGGAAAAGAAATCGCCGCAAAATTCGCAAAAGCGGGCGCTGATGTTTGCGTAAGCGACATTGATTTGGCGACAGCGCAGGCGACCGCCGAAGAAATTGCAAAAGAATACGGCGTAAAAACAATTGCGATTGCCGCAAACGTTGCAAGCGAAGAAGAAGTAAACGAATTGGTGAAGAAATTCATAGAAGAGTTCGGGAAAATCGATATTCTTGTAAATAACGCCGGCATAACCAAAGACGGTCTTGTGATAGATATGAAAGAAAGCGACTGGGACGCGGTTTTGGACATAAACCTTAAAAGCGCATTCCTCTGCACCAAGGCGGCAACCCGCCCGATGCTTAAAGCAAGAAGCGGAAGAATTATAAATATCGCCTCAATTTCGGGGCAAATCGGGCTTCCGGGGCAGGCAAACTATTCGGCTTCCAAAGCGGGAATGATAGGTCTTACAAAAGCGGTGGCAAAGGAAGTTGCAAAGCGCGGTATAACCGTAAACGCGATTGCACCCGGTTTTATTCGCACGGCAATGACCGACAAACTTTCGCCCGAAGTGGTAAAAGGATACGAGGACGCAATTCCGATGAAAGTTTTGGGATTGCCCGAAGATATTGCTAACTCGTCGCTGTTTTTGGCGAGCGATTTGGCAAGTTATATCACAGGTCAGGTAATCGCCGTAAACGGCGGATTGGCAATGTAA